A window from Drosophila nasuta strain 15112-1781.00 chromosome 3, ASM2355853v1, whole genome shotgun sequence encodes these proteins:
- the LOC132791613 gene encoding serine protease 1-like, which yields MQVLLVFLSVTFVLSLGAKLPLSGTQHLNIHQRIHKGKYAHTGQFPYIVSLVIGEGNKRFRCGGSIIDHTWILTAAHCTHNSDWVKIFYGSTKYEQGEFSHEVGSDNIIEHEHFDHDTGVNDIALIRTPRVEYSELVNKVSLADRDNDYVGAWAIASGWGKNEYGRKQENLQFIDLQIHSKMNCWNYIYKPSDTIICVGPFVGEGDSGGPLVTRNDPKLVGVSSFVGELSGFTRVSAYLDWIRSRTGLQ from the coding sequence ATGCAAGTTCTACTAGTCTTTCTATCTGTAACATTTGTCCTGTCACTTGGGGCTAAGCTTCCGCTTAGTGGAACCCAACATCTTAATATCCACCAACGCATCCACAAGGGAAAATATGCCCATACAGGACAATTCCCATATATTGTTTCGTTGGTCATAGGTGAGGGCAATAAACGTTTTAGATGTGGTGGCTCCATCATTGATCACACCTGGATTTTGACTGCCGCTCATTGCACGCACAACTCCGATTGGGTTAAAATCTTCTATGgttcaacaaaatatgagcAGGGTGAATTTAGCCATGAAGTTGGTTCCGATAACATTATTGAGCACGAGCACTTCGATCATGACACAGGCGTGAATGATATTGCCCTCATTCGCACACCTCGTGTGGAGTACTCGGAGTTGGTTAATAAAGTGTCGCTTGCCGATCGCGATAATGACTACGTAGGAGCGTGGGCCATAGCCAGTGGCTGGGGCAAAAATGAATATGGTAGAAAACAGGAAAATCTACAGTTTATCGACTTGCAGATTCACAGCAAAATGAACTGCTGgaattacatttataaacCATCGGACACAATCATCTGCGTCGGTCCATTTGTCGGTGAAGGCGACTCTGGGGGTCCATTGGTCACACGCAATGATCCCAAACTGGTTGGTGTCAGCTCTTTTGTAGGTGAACTAAGTGGCTTCACTCGGGTTAGCGCTTACCTGGACTGGATTCGTAGTCGCACTGGCCTACAATAG